CCTCTCCTGGCTTGCCGAGCAGCAGCCGGGTGCCAGCGCGCAAGTGGGCAAGTGGGTGCGCGCGCTCTCGGACTCCTATGTCGATTCCCATGCGCCGACGGCGGCAGCGATTTCGGCGGCGCACCGGCTCACGGCCTACGCGCGCTATTATCTGCCGGTCAATTACCCCAAGCTTCACCTGCCGCTGGCCGAGCTGGCGCTGCAGGAGAGCCTGGACCCGCTTCGCCGTGAGAAGCTGCGCGTGCTCGACCTGGGTTGCGGCCCCGGAACCTTTCTGCTCTCGGTGCTGGGCTTTCTGGGGGAGCGCAAGGCTTGCCCGAAGTCGCTCGAGCTGGTCGGCGTGGATATCGACCGCCGCGCGCTGAGCCTGCTGCACGATGCCTGCGAGTGGCAGGCGGCGCGCTGCCTTCCCGAAACCGATGTGCGCGTGCTCACGCGCGAGGCCGACCTTTTCTCGCCGCTCCCGGTGGAGTATCGCGGGCGCGGCTTCGATGTGATCGTGATCGGCAACGCGCTGGCCGAGTGGGCGCGCGGTGCGAAGGCCGACGCGGCCGCCGCGAGCGCGCGGGTGAAAGCCGCGCTCTCGATGCTGCGCGAGGGCGGGGCGCTCATCGTGATCGAGCCCGCGCTGCGCGAGACGAGCCGCTTCCTGCTCGAAGTGCGCGACGTGCTGCTCTCCGAGGGGGCGGTCCATCTCTACGCGCCGTGTCTGCACAGCGCGCCGTGCCCGGCGCTCGCACGCGAGCGCGACTGGTGCCACGAGCGCCTGGACTGGGAACTGCCGCGGGCGATCGAGGAAATCGACCGCGCGGCGGGTCTGCAGAAGGGCTCGCTGGCCTTCAGCTACCTGGTGCTTCGCCGCGAGGCCGGTTCGCTGGCCGACCTGCCCGGCGGCGTTCCCGCGGGCTGGCTGCGCGCGCGGGTGGTGAGCGACCAGCTCGCCGAGAAGGGAAAGCGCGGCTGCATCGCTTGCACGCAGGGCGGGACTCGGGTCTACTACGAGACGCTTGACCGCAAAGCCACGCGGGCGACGCTCGCCGCGCTGGAGGGCCTGCGCCGGGGCTCGCTTGCCGCATTCGCGCCGGGCAAGCCCGCCGGTGAACGCACGCGCCTTGGCGAGGGCGAGGCACCTCTGCCGCTGCTCGCCCCCGAAGCTCAGGAGTAGCCGCCTTGCGCGACCCGCAGCTCGACCGACAGCTTGAAGAGAATCTTGCGCTCCTCACGGCGATGGCCCTGGGGCTGGTGGTCATCTGCTTCTACGCCTGGACGATCAATTTTCCCGCGCAATATCAGGACGTCGTGAACCTGCTGGCCAACCCCGGCGTGGCGGCATTCCAGAAATACGTGGTTGCCCCCGACTGGGCCGAGCGCTGGACCTATTTCCCCGACATGCTCCATCGCAACCTGGCGCGTCCGGTGCTGGGGATGAGTTACCTCATCGGCGCGGCCTATGCCGAGCAGAGCGAGGCCGGCCACCGGTTGGTGAACCTCGTCCTGCATCTGGGGTGTGTGATGCTGGCCTTCCTGCTGGTGCGCCGCGGCCTTCGTGAGGCCCGCGGTCCCGATGGCAAGAGCGAACGCGGCGACCTGGGGGTTGCGGCGCTCATCGCCGGCGTCTTCGGCCTGCATCCGCTGCAGATCGAAAGTGTGGTCTATCTCTCGGGGCGCGACGCGCTGCTGGGGGCCCTGCCGACGCTGGGCGCTTTCGCGGTGATGGGCGCCTCGCTGCGCGCGGCGCGCTACGGCGAGGGGCTGAGCCTTCGGCTGGGCAATTACCTGGTCGGTGTCGGTATTTTCATCTTCGCGTTGCTTTGCGGGGAGAGCGCCCTGGCGCTGCCGCCGCTGCTGCTGCTCTACGACTGGGCGGTGCTCCGGCCCGCGCCCGAAGAGGGCGTTTCGATGCTGCGGGAGCGGATCGTTTTTCACGCGCCGCTCTTCGTGCTTGCCGGGGCCTATGCGCTCTTGCTCCGGGTGGCGGCCGATGCGAGTGGTGACCCCGCCATCGGCGGCGACTTCAGTGCGCTGGCCACCTATCCGGCCGCGTGGCTGGGTTACCTGCGCCTGCTCTATTTCCCGGTGGGCCTGACCGTCGACCACGGATTTGCGACGCGGCAGAGCCTGGCGGGGCTCGTTCCCGCGCTGGCGCTGCTGGCGAATGCGGGGCTTGTCGGACTCGCCATCGTTCTCGCGCGGCGGGGCGAGCGCCTGATCGCGGCGGGGCTGCTGGGCATTTATGCGGCCCTGCTGCCCTGGGCGGGAATTCTTTCCTACAACGACCCGGTGGTGGAACACCGCGCCTATCTCGCGGTGCTGCCGGCGACCTTGCTGGGCGCGCTGGTGGTCTCGCGCGCGTGGCGGCGTATTGCCGGTGAGCAGCGCGTGCGCGCGGGCCTCGCCGCGGCGGCGGTGCTGGCGTTGCTGCTCGGGGCCATGGGCGCGGCGCGCGCGCGTGTGTGGGAAACCCAGGAATCGCTCTGGTCCGACGCGGCACGCAAGCATCCCGAACTCGCGCGGCCCCACTACCAGCTCGGCACGGCCTACCTGCTGGGCAACCACCGCAAGCAGGCCATGGAAGAGTTCGGCGAAG
The sequence above is drawn from the Chrysiogenia bacterium genome and encodes:
- a CDS encoding methyltransferase domain-containing protein: MTYPPRAHVPDELLSWLAEQQPGASAQVGKWVRALSDSYVDSHAPTAAAISAAHRLTAYARYYLPVNYPKLHLPLAELALQESLDPLRREKLRVLDLGCGPGTFLLSVLGFLGERKACPKSLELVGVDIDRRALSLLHDACEWQAARCLPETDVRVLTREADLFSPLPVEYRGRGFDVIVIGNALAEWARGAKADAAAASARVKAALSMLREGGALIVIEPALRETSRFLLEVRDVLLSEGAVHLYAPCLHSAPCPALARERDWCHERLDWELPRAIEEIDRAAGLQKGSLAFSYLVLRREAGSLADLPGGVPAGWLRARVVSDQLAEKGKRGCIACTQGGTRVYYETLDRKATRATLAALEGLRRGSLAAFAPGKPAGERTRLGEGEAPLPLLAPEAQE
- a CDS encoding tetratricopeptide repeat protein encodes the protein MRDPQLDRQLEENLALLTAMALGLVVICFYAWTINFPAQYQDVVNLLANPGVAAFQKYVVAPDWAERWTYFPDMLHRNLARPVLGMSYLIGAAYAEQSEAGHRLVNLVLHLGCVMLAFLLVRRGLREARGPDGKSERGDLGVAALIAGVFGLHPLQIESVVYLSGRDALLGALPTLGAFAVMGASLRAARYGEGLSLRLGNYLVGVGIFIFALLCGESALALPPLLLLYDWAVLRPAPEEGVSMLRERIVFHAPLFVLAGAYALLLRVAADASGDPAIGGDFSALATYPAAWLGYLRLLYFPVGLTVDHGFATRQSLAGLVPALALLANAGLVGLAIVLARRGERLIAAGLLGIYAALLPWAGILSYNDPVVEHRAYLAVLPATLLGALVVSRAWRRIAGEQRVRAGLAAAAVLALLLGAMGAARARVWETQESLWSDAARKHPELARPHYQLGTAYLLGNHRKQAMEEFGEALRADPDYFPAALNRGGLFLEDGDLENARRNFERAVRANPEHAPSRYNLAEALFRMGRPEEALSELRVAIKITPDNGNFLEKEGEILESLGRHEDALAAWDLAIEKGVADQRKLMERAALVAFQHGYYNTASKHLRNLTYLDPTDAHTWFNFAYFKEEIGETDEAIANYQRAIMVNPALGEAHFNLARLYEMKGKCTDAES